The Acidobacteriota bacterium genome includes the window GCCGCCGTCGCGGAGAACGATGCCGAGACCGCTCAGAAGCTCCTGCCGGAGACCCTGAAGGTCATTGATTCCACGGCCCAGAAGAACGTCATCCATCGCAACACTGCGGCGCGCTACAAGTCCCGCCTGAGCAAGGCCGTCCAGGCCCTCGCCAGCTGAGCAGGACCCATCCCGCCGTCGTCGCTGATCCTAGCGGCGAACGTGCTTGAAGGAGCCGCTCGATGCTTTTCATGCATTGGGCGGCTTTTTCTATGGCCTTCTGCTGCGGGCCCTCCCCCACCAATTCAAGGATCGACAAGCACCTTCTAGCCCGGGGGCGTGGGCAGTCGGGCTCTGTGGTGGGCGAAGACGCCCATCCTCGAATCCCGCAGCCCACTTCACACCACCTGGGGAAGACGGGGCTCTTGGGAGGAGTGAGCGGGTGTGGAGCCGCTCAATGAACGGATCCGTTGAACTCAGCGATTCCACTCTGGACCAACTCATCCCCCACGATCCGTAAGCCACTACCGGTGTGGTGAGGGAGCGAGATCCGAGGATGGCCCCCTGGCCACCGCAGGGCTCGACTCCCGAACGCCCCGCACAATCCTTGCCCTGCTCCTTCTGGCGAGGCCCTACCCGAATAGTTGAAAGCTCTCGAACGAGGCCCTACTCGAATAGTGGCCAGGCCTCCAATGAGCGAGGAACGACTAGCCCGGGGGCGTGGGCAGTCGGGTTCTGCGGTGGGCGAAGACGCCCATCCTCGAATCCCGCAGCCCACTCAGACCACTCGTGGTGGACGGAGCTCTTGGGAGGAGTGAGCGGGAGTGGAATCGTTGAGTCAGCCGATGGTGCCCGGAGGCATGGACGCAGGAAGGAGCGGTACCCCGACGTTCAGCTCTTCCCCACTGGGACCGTCTACCACTGCCGGTGTGAGGAGGCAGCGAGACCCGAGGATGGCCCACTGGCCACCGCAGAGCTCGACTGCCGACGCCCACGGGATCATCGGACCTCGTTCAGAGAAGCAAGACTGTAATTGTAGGGTGGCCGCCAGCCCACCACGCCTCGAGAGGCCCTAGAAATGAAGGCTCTTAGAACCCTTCCAGCAGATCGCTCACCATCGTCTCCGCCAAGCGCCGGGAGACTTCTTCGATGGTTTGATCCTCGCGGTCGAAGTAGGCCTCGTTGCCGGCTTCCACCGGGTACGACTCGCGGAACTGGTAGCGGTCGTTGCGCCAGATGACTTCCGGCTCCTCATCCTCGGTTTCCGGGATGCGCTGGAAGATCACCTGCACGATGAGGGAGATTTCGTACTCCTGGGCCCGGCCCGTATTCTGGTCGAAGGTCACCGGCGTCGCAGCGTAACCGACCACGGCGCCTCGGATCTCCGCGTCCGCACCGGCGCGGCTGTTGAGCACCGTGAAGCGCTGCCGGGTCACCAACTCGTCGGTGATCGCCTGGGTCAGGAGCTGCTCCACCTGAGAGCGGCTGGTGCGGTTCTCCAGGGGCTCGATATACACCTGCTGAATATCCGCCGGCAAATTGCTCGCCCGACCCACCAGGGTGTAGCCACAGCCCGTCATTGGAAGCAGCGAAAAGCTCAATCCAAGGAGGCCCAATGCGATCAGACCCCGTCTCGCCGCGGTGAAATTCAGGATCCGTCGCCGGATGGCGCTGCGCATGGTCGTACTCCCTCTCTTGAATGGTGGCCGGCGAGGCACTCCGGAATCCGGAGCTCCACCCGCCGGCGATCGTTGATCAACAGCTCACCTTCCGCCACCGGCAGACCGTGGTTCCACAACTTGACCGTGTAAAACCCCGGCTCCACTCCCGTGAACGTGGCGTTGCCGGCGGTCAGGCGCAAACGCCGGCGCAATCCTTCGCCCTCCAGCCAGGCTTCGGCGTCCTCGCCCGCCGACGCCTCCTGGGGCTGCCAGCGGATGCGCACCGCCCCCGCCAGCTGGCGAGGAGAATTCTTTCGCGCCGACACCGTCCCGGCCGCATGATCGTAGCGGTCGATGGGCCAGAGATCCGGACTGCGGAGGATCGGCCCGAGGCGTTGGGGCAGATCCTCCGGGGCTCGCGGGGAGCTCAACGGCAAATACGTCGCCGGTACGAAATGATGGCTCGCCATGGGGTCACTGAACACCCAGCCGCGGTCCGGATAGAACACCTCGATCCAGCGGTGGAAGCCTACCGGAGGAGCCGCTTCTCCACCGAGATTCGGAGACTCTAACAGCAACCCCGCAACCTCCCGGGCTTCGATACCCACCGCGTCCAGCAAGCTGACCGCCAACCGTGCCGAGCCCGTGCAATAAGCTTCACGACGCTCCAACACAGCTTCCGGGCTTTGGTCGGCCTGCCTGTCCAGGTGATAGCGAACATTGTCCGAGATCCAGCCGAGAATCCGAGACACCGCGTCATAGCGGCTCTCGGCACCCGCCGTCAGGGCTCGGCTCAAACGCTGCACAGCGGTCCTGGGGAGCCGCTCAGGAGCTTGAAACGGGTAGTCGCTAACCAGGGGTTGGACATCCACCGTGACCCGTGCACGGCCGTCCTCCACCTCCAGGCGGTAGCCATTGTTCTGGTACGAAGAAATCGGGGCGTCCACCGGTAGTGATACCTCTAGCCGATCCTGCCCCGCCACCGCCACTGCCGCCCAGCTCGCCGACGCCGGTGCCAGCAAGGTCACCAGCGCCAGAGTCGCCCCTGTGGCGAGAGATCGGCAGTGCCAGGTCAGGACATCCTCCCGGGGAAGGTGTGGCGCCGGAGCAGGCCGTCCAGCAGGCCGTTGACAAAGCGTCCTGAATTCTCTGAGCCGAAGCGCTTGGCGAGCTCGATGGCTTCATCCACCACCACCAACTTGGGAATATCCAGCTCGTAGAGCAGCTCGTAGACCGCCAGCCGCAGGACGTTGCGGTCCACCACCGGCATGCGCTCGAGGCGCCAATTATCCGCCTGCTCCGAGATCAGCTCGTCGATGCGCTGGCGATTCTCCACCACCCCGTTGACCAGAGTCCGGGCGTATTCGAAGGACTCCTCCAGCTGACCGCGGCGGCGACGGACCTGATCGCGGCCTTCGGTGGTCACGGAGCCGGTGGCGGGACCGCGGGTGGCGACGGAAACGCCGCCGTCCTGGTTCTGCTCCCGAGCCTTGGTCCTCGAAGCCGAGCGCACCGGAGCCGGGTCCGGCGCCGTAGCGGCGGCACCATCGGCACCCGGCGCATCACCTTCCGGCTCGTCCTGGATGAGCAGAGAGTTGAGATCGAAAGTGCGGAAGATCTGAGCCAGATCGCTGCCACCGACGTCCCGCTGATAGAGCATTTGGACCGCCATTTCCCGAGCGGTCCGGCGCTTGCCCGCAATCGTGGTCATAGGGTCTTAGGACGAACGAAGCCGGTGGCTGAGGTCGACCATCTCGAGGGCGGCGGCGGCGGCCTCCCATCCCTTGTTGCCCGCCTTGCCGCCGGCGCGCTCCTGGGCCTGAGAGGGATTGTCGCAGGTCAGCAAGCCGAAGCCCACCGGCACTCCCCGGCGCAAGGAGACCTCGGCGACACCGCTGCTGCATTGGGCACAAACATAGTCGAAATGCGGAGTCTCACCGCGGATTACCGCGCCGAGGGCGACCAGGCCGTCCGGCCTTTCCGCCTCGACCACCTGGTCCAAGGCTAGAGGAATCTCCCAGGCGCCGGGAACTCGCACCACGTGCAGGTCGTCGGCCTCCACACCATGGCGCAGAAGGCAGTCCACGGCACCGTCGATGAGGCTCTCGACGATGCGGCTGTTGAACCGCGCAGCGACGATGACGAAGCGTCTGGAGGCGCCACTGAGATGGCCGTTGGTTTCTCGTATCCTGCTCATGGGAATACCCTTAGGGCGAGTCAGTATAGGAGCCCGCTAGAAGCTCTGTCAACCGTCCGTAGGAAGCCCGGAACCAGGTCGTTGAGACCGGGACCGAACGTTCGAAGCGACGCCGTGAAGGCCGGGGGATTGGATTGGTCGGGACGCCGGGATTTGAACCCGGGACCACCTGAACCCCATTCAGGTACGCTACCAGACTGCGCCACGTCCCGATGAAAACTGAGGAAACGACCGGCCGCTATGGGGATTCCGCGAAGGAGACCACAGGGGCTCAACCGGCCGATGGGCGAGACTCCAGGAGATCGAGGATCTCACGGCTTTGCTCGAGCGCATGCTCGATCCCGCGCCGAAGGGTTTTTATCCTCTTGGCCCGGGCGGTGTCAAGGGCAGAGGCCGCCACCGCCACCCCGTCTTTCACAACTTGGGATGCGGTATCGTCCAGCGCCTCCGCCCCGCCGGCGGCCAGCTCCGCCTCCAACCGCTTCTTGGCACCGGCGATGGTATAGCCCTCTTCGTAGAGCAGATCTTTGATCCGGCGGATGATGGCGAGCTCCTCCTCGCCATAGACCCGCTGCCCGGAACGACTCTTGTTGGGATTGAGGGCTGGGAACTCGGTCTCCCAATAGCGCAGCACATAAGGCTGGATGTCCAACTTCTTACACGCTTCGCCGATCTTGTAGAAGATCCGCTTCCGTTGCTTGCCGCGGGGGGCCATGGACGGCTACTCCTCGTCCGTCTCATCGCCGCGGCGAACCGCGCGGCGCAGCCGTCGGGAAGGGCGGAAGCTGAGTCCCTTGTGAGGAGGGATGTAGAGCTTCTCACCGCTGGCGGGGTTGACTCCGAGACGGCCCGGCCGGGCAGTGACCTCGAAGGTGCCGAAATTCATGATGCGCACCGGACGGCCATCCCCAAGGCTCGATTTGACGGTGGTGAAGATCTTGTCGACGATCTCCGCCGCTTCCCGCTTGGTGAGGCCGCCATGGCGATCATAGACCTCGTCGACCAAGCGCGCCTTGGTCAAGGAGGAGCGCTGCCGACTGCCTTTCTTCGAATTAGCCACGTCGTTTTTCGCCGGGGTCCCTGCTCTACTGGAAACTCTAACTTCGGTGGAGGTCTTACGCCGGAGGCGCTACCGAAGACGCAGAATCCGCCGCGAAAGGGGGGAATCTTCGCCGGTAATAAAGTAGACCGATGGCAGAATTATAGGTGAACACACACTACTGCACAAGCACATGAAGGAACCCTCCGGGGATTGATTTGCCGAACCCCCGGGGAGGTTCCGAGGAGCAGCGGGGCTACCGCTTGCGGATCACCAGCCGGATGGGAACCCCCGGCAGCTCGAGCTCTTGCCGCAGCCGATTCTCCAGGTAGCGCCGGTAGTTGTGGCGCAAGGGCAGCGACTGGTTGGCGAAGACCATGAAGGTCGGCGGACCGGTAGAGACCTGGGTGGCATAGAAGAGCTTCCACGGCCGTTTCTTGACCAGCGGCGGCGAGTTGCGCCGCACCGCCTGCTCGAAGAGGCGGTTGACCTCGGCGGTGGGCAAGGTGGTTTGGTAGGCCTCCAGAGTCCGCTGCAGAGCCGGAAAGAGCTTGTCCACTGCCCGGCCGCTGAGAGCCGAGGTATTGACCCGTGGCGGCGAGGCGAGGATCTGGTCCAGCCGGGGCCAGCCCTTCTCAAGCTCCTCCCGAGCCTCATCGTCGAGGAGATCCCATTTGTTCACCGCCACCACCGCCGCCCGACCCAGCTCCCAGATGGAGCCGGCGATGGCGAGATCGCCGGTGGTGATGCCGGCGGCGGCGTCCACCACCAGCACCGCCAGCTGGGCTCGCTCGATCTGGCGCCGCGCCATCATCACCGCCAGCTCCTCCGCCGCGCCGGTGACCTGACTGCGCCGCCGGATACCCGCGGTGTCCACCAGTAGATACCGTTCGCCCGCGTGCTCCACCACCGAGTCCACCGGATCCCGGGTGGTCCCCGCCACTGGAGAAACCAGCACGCGGTGGGCACCGACGATGCGGTTGACCAGGGATGATTTGCCGACGTTGGGGCGACCGACGATGGCCACCGCCGGGAGATCCGGATCGACAGCTTCGCCGGCCGTGTCCGGGAGGCGTTCTCCCAGCAGATCGTGGAGGTCACCGACGCCGACGCCGTGCTCGGCGGAGACCAGCACCACGTCGGGAATGCCGAGACGGTGAAACTCGTCGAAACGCTCCTGAGCCTCTCGGGTGTCGCCTTTGTTGACCACCAGCACCGCCGGCTTGCCGCTTCGGCGCAGATGACTCCACACCGTCTCGTCGGCACTCACCAGCCCCTCCCGGCCGTCCACCACCAGCACCAGCAGGTCGCTCTCCTCCACCGCTAGCTCCACCTGCTGGTTGAGACCGATGGGATCGTCTCCGGGTACCAGACCACCGGTGTCCACCAGCGCACACACCCGTCCACCATCGAGCTCCAGATGAGCCGTGATGCGGTCCCGGGTGACTCCCGGCTGGTCGTGGACGATGGCTTGACGCCGCCCCACCAGCCGGTTGAACAGCGTCGACTTGCCGACGTTGGGGCGGCCGACGATGGCCACCGTGGGGGTCGGCCCGGGCGCGCTGGGTGCGCCGGACGGTGCGTCTGAGGAAGCGCCGGAAGAAGCGCCTTCGGCTTGGCTCATTCGAGGGTTTGCTCGAGCTCACGGGCGAGGATTTGCCACTGCTCGCCGCGCCGCTTGAGCTGATATTTGACGCGATTGCTCTGTCCCAGCTCCTCGCTCAGGACCGTCGAGCTGCCGGTGGGAAAGACCCGCAGATCCCAGACCTCGACGGTGGTGGCGAAGGCGTTGCTGTGGTTCCAGATCTGCACGTCTTCGAGGGTCAGCTCGCGGAACGTCGGCTCCACCACTTTGCCCTCGTCTGCCAGCTCCGAGACCCGGGTGTACACCCGCGCCAGCTCCCGCTCGGCAGCGAGCTCCCGCAGGGGCTCGATATTGCCGCTCTCGTAGGCTTCGGAGAGCAGCGGCAGATAGGCCCGCAGCGTGCCCTCGATCTGGCTGCGGTCTTCGTCGGTCACCGTGGCGCCACCGCAGGCGACGAGCCCGCAGCAGAGCAAGAGGCAGAGGGAGATCAGAAATTTCTTGGCCATGGCAAAAAGTGTAACAGTGGTTGTCGCTCCTTCACTGCATTGGACTCCGACGCCGGTGGTTCGGTTCCCGGGGGCGGTGCTCCCTGCGGTGCTCCCGGCTCGGGCCGAAAGCGCCGCAAGGAGCCCAGCGAAAGACGCCGCCAGAATCTACCACTAAGGCCGCTCCCCCAAGCAGATCCGGAGCAGATCATTCTTCGTCCACGAAGGGTTTGACATGCGGTGAGCAAGGGCCGTACAATCTCGCCCGGCGCGAAAGTGGCGGAATTGGTAGACGCGCAAGATTCAGGTTCTTGTGCCCGAAAGGGTGTGGGGGTTCGAGTCCCCCCTTTCGCACCATCCTTTCTTCCCTCGACAACCAGGAGCTTTAAGCGGTGATCATCCCGCCGTCGATGCGTAGCGTCTGGCCGGTGATGTAGCCCGCCTCCTCCGAAGCCAGAAAGGTCACCAAGCTCGCCACTTCCTCGGCGGAGCCCAGGCGACGTAGGGGGATCTGCTGCACGTAGGCCTCGAGCTTGGCCGGGGGAATCTCCTGCAGCATCTCGGTG containing:
- a CDS encoding IMS domain-containing protein, with the translated sequence MAKKFLISLCLLLCCGLVACGGATVTDEDRSQIEGTLRAYLPLLSEAYESGNIEPLRELAAERELARVYTRVSELADEGKVVEPTFRELTLEDVQIWNHSNAFATTVEVWDLRVFPTGSSTVLSEELGQSNRVKYQLKRRGEQWQILARELEQTLE
- a CDS encoding MerR family transcriptional regulator, whose amino-acid sequence is MAPRGKQRKRIFYKIGEACKKLDIQPYVLRYWETEFPALNPNKSRSGQRVYGEEELAIIRRIKDLLYEEGYTIAGAKKRLEAELAAGGAEALDDTASQVVKDGVAVAASALDTARAKRIKTLRRGIEHALEQSREILDLLESRPSAG
- the ribH gene encoding 6,7-dimethyl-8-ribityllumazine synthase, which translates into the protein MSRIRETNGHLSGASRRFVIVAARFNSRIVESLIDGAVDCLLRHGVEADDLHVVRVPGAWEIPLALDQVVEAERPDGLVALGAVIRGETPHFDYVCAQCSSGVAEVSLRRGVPVGFGLLTCDNPSQAQERAGGKAGNKGWEAAAAALEMVDLSHRLRSS
- the der gene encoding ribosome biogenesis GTPase Der codes for the protein MSQAEGASSGASSDAPSGAPSAPGPTPTVAIVGRPNVGKSTLFNRLVGRRQAIVHDQPGVTRDRITAHLELDGGRVCALVDTGGLVPGDDPIGLNQQVELAVEESDLLVLVVDGREGLVSADETVWSHLRRSGKPAVLVVNKGDTREAQERFDEFHRLGIPDVVLVSAEHGVGVGDLHDLLGERLPDTAGEAVDPDLPAVAIVGRPNVGKSSLVNRIVGAHRVLVSPVAGTTRDPVDSVVEHAGERYLLVDTAGIRRRSQVTGAAEELAVMMARRQIERAQLAVLVVDAAAGITTGDLAIAGSIWELGRAAVVAVNKWDLLDDEAREELEKGWPRLDQILASPPRVNTSALSGRAVDKLFPALQRTLEAYQTTLPTAEVNRLFEQAVRRNSPPLVKKRPWKLFYATQVSTGPPTFMVFANQSLPLRHNYRRYLENRLRQELELPGVPIRLVIRKR
- a CDS encoding HU family DNA-binding protein, producing MANSKKGSRQRSSLTKARLVDEVYDRHGGLTKREAAEIVDKIFTTVKSSLGDGRPVRIMNFGTFEVTARPGRLGVNPASGEKLYIPPHKGLSFRPSRRLRRAVRRGDETDEE
- the nusB gene encoding transcription antitermination factor NusB; translated protein: MTTIAGKRRTAREMAVQMLYQRDVGGSDLAQIFRTFDLNSLLIQDEPEGDAPGADGAAATAPDPAPVRSASRTKAREQNQDGGVSVATRGPATGSVTTEGRDQVRRRRGQLEESFEYARTLVNGVVENRQRIDELISEQADNWRLERMPVVDRNVLRLAVYELLYELDIPKLVVVDEAIELAKRFGSENSGRFVNGLLDGLLRRHTFPGRMS
- a CDS encoding transglutaminase-like domain-containing protein, with amino-acid sequence MTLLAPASASWAAVAVAGQDRLEVSLPVDAPISSYQNNGYRLEVEDGRARVTVDVQPLVSDYPFQAPERLPRTAVQRLSRALTAGAESRYDAVSRILGWISDNVRYHLDRQADQSPEAVLERREAYCTGSARLAVSLLDAVGIEAREVAGLLLESPNLGGEAAPPVGFHRWIEVFYPDRGWVFSDPMASHHFVPATYLPLSSPRAPEDLPQRLGPILRSPDLWPIDRYDHAAGTVSARKNSPRQLAGAVRIRWQPQEASAGEDAEAWLEGEGLRRRLRLTAGNATFTGVEPGFYTVKLWNHGLPVAEGELLINDRRRVELRIPECLAGHHSREGVRPCAAPSGDGS
- the rpsT gene encoding 30S ribosomal protein S20; the encoded protein is MANSKQAEKRIRQNEKRRMHNRSYRSRMRTQIKRLRAAVAENDAETAQKLLPETLKVIDSTAQKNVIHRNTAARYKSRLSKAVQALAS
- the lptE gene encoding LPS assembly lipoprotein LptE produces the protein MTGCGYTLVGRASNLPADIQQVYIEPLENRTSRSQVEQLLTQAITDELVTRQRFTVLNSRAGADAEIRGAVVGYAATPVTFDQNTGRAQEYEISLIVQVIFQRIPETEDEEPEVIWRNDRYQFRESYPVEAGNEAYFDREDQTIEEVSRRLAETMVSDLLEGF